In one Choloepus didactylus isolate mChoDid1 chromosome 1, mChoDid1.pri, whole genome shotgun sequence genomic region, the following are encoded:
- the PSMG1 gene encoding proteasome assembly chaperone 1 isoform X3: MNSGVWEEVGCAKLWNEWCRTTDTLHLSPTDAFCVFYHLKLNPSVLLCQCSCYIAEDQQYQWLEKVFGSCTRKNMQITILTCRHVTDYKTPESTCSLSSPFLKALKTENFKDTVCCSLLEQPNIVHDLPAAVLSYCQVWKIPAILYLCYTDVMKLDPITVEAFKPILSSRSLKGLVKNIPQSTELLKKLTTTNEIQSNIYT, translated from the exons ATGAATTCAGGAGTCTGGGAAGAAGTCGGTTGTGCCAAACTGTGGAACGAATGGTGTAGGACAACAGACACTCTCCATCTGTCCCCCACAGACGCTTTCTGTGTGTTTTACCATCTAAAATTGAATCCGTCG GTTCTCCTTTGTCAGTGCAGTTGCTACATTGCTGAAGATCAACAGTACCAGTGGCTGGAAAAG GTTTTTGGCTCTTGTACAAGGAAGAACATGCAGATAACCATTCTCACCTGTCGCCACGTCACTGACTATAAGACTCCAGAATCTACTTGCagcctctcttctcccttcctgaAAGCCCTTAAAACAGAGAATTTCAAAGACACTGTGTGCTGTTCTCTTCTGGAACAACCAAACATCGTGCATGATCTTCCTGCAGCAG TTCTGAGTTACTGTCAAGTGTGGAAAATTCCAGCAATTCTATACTTGTGTTATACTGATGTAATGAAATTAGACCCAATTACAGTTGAAGCTTTTAAGCCTATACTTTCTTCCAGAAGCTTGAAAGGTTTGGTTAAG aatattccccAAAGCACAGAGCTACTGAAGAAATTGACGACAACAAATGAGATTCAGAGTAACATTTACACCTGA